A region of the Candidatus Tiamatella incendiivivens genome:
ATCAATGCCGAATACTATTGCGCTTGGAAAGATAAATGCAGATATGTTCATAGTAACCGGGGGGAGGGGATTCTGCTTTGACCTCAGTGACGCACTTTCAAGAGTAGATTTCCCTATCCTCGTTATCCCAGGCGACTTACCGTTGTTAACTGCTAGGGTGATACGGGAATTCTTATCCGAAGCAATGGCTAAACCATGGGATGTAGTTTCGCTAGAAATACCATACGGTTGTAATGGTTTAGAAGGTAAAGAGGGTTTCACAGGTATAGGATTATTTAAAAAAGATAATTTCTCGAGTTACGGATCAATAGAAATGTGCAGTTATCCCGATCTTCTCGATGTTGACAGTTTTTCAGATTATAAGAAAGTACT
Encoded here:
- a CDS encoding NTP transferase domain-containing protein, whose amino-acid sequence is MPLNVLIMAGGESSRLGGFYKPLMKTCNGRSILDKLVEVGREATGGNVFVAISMPNTIALGKINADMFIVTGGRGFCFDLSDALSRVDFPILVIPGDLPLLTARVIREFLSEAMAKPWDVVSLEIPYGCNGLEGKEGFTGIGLFKKDNFSSYGSIEMCSYPDLLDVDSFSDYKKVLGEC